The Helianthus annuus cultivar XRQ/B chromosome 16, HanXRQr2.0-SUNRISE, whole genome shotgun sequence genome includes a window with the following:
- the LOC110930539 gene encoding uncharacterized protein LOC110930539 isoform X2, with protein sequence MSTQQLRGSSVFDVQSIFSHLRSSSRRYKFYFIATTSLSRLIPPFVSPVHKSYLTSWPFDSWFSSLKSSSQIEKAKSCTKCYKIDTSSSKESGVKTELNRTLHIPKITSDDILAIIANVTHIESLIGKRTATICSKNVNFQVMN encoded by the exons ATGAGCACGCAACAATTGAGAg GTTCGTCGGTATTTGATGttcaatcgatcttcagtcatcTCCGATCTTCATCTCGCAG ATACAAATTTTATTTCATCGCCACAACGAGCCTCTCAAGACTCATCCCTCCGTTTGTGAGTCCTGTTCACAAATCGTATTTGACTTCTTGGCCATTCGATTCTTGGTTTTCATCTCTCAAATCTTCTTCGCAAATC GAGAAGGCTAAATCTTGTACAAAATGTTACAAAATTGACACTTCCAGTAGCAAAGAAAGCG GAGTCAAAACCGAACTGAATCGCACCTTGCACATCCCTAAAATCACTTCAGATGATATCCTTGCAATTATTGCAAATGTAACTCATATTGAATCATTAATAGGGAAGCGAACTGCAACCA TTTGTTCCAAGAATGTCAACTTTCAGGTAATGAACTAA
- the LOC110930539 gene encoding uncharacterized protein LOC110930539 isoform X1: MSTQQLRGSSVFDVQSIFSHLRSSSRRYKFYFIATTSLSRLIPPFVSPVHKSYLTSWPFDSWFSSLKSSSQIEKAKSCTKCYKIDTSSSKESGVKTELNRTLHIPKITSDDILAIIANVTHIESLIGKRTATKCQLSGNELKDNKDANHSFTGEILDYVK, encoded by the exons ATGAGCACGCAACAATTGAGAg GTTCGTCGGTATTTGATGttcaatcgatcttcagtcatcTCCGATCTTCATCTCGCAG ATACAAATTTTATTTCATCGCCACAACGAGCCTCTCAAGACTCATCCCTCCGTTTGTGAGTCCTGTTCACAAATCGTATTTGACTTCTTGGCCATTCGATTCTTGGTTTTCATCTCTCAAATCTTCTTCGCAAATC GAGAAGGCTAAATCTTGTACAAAATGTTACAAAATTGACACTTCCAGTAGCAAAGAAAGCG GAGTCAAAACCGAACTGAATCGCACCTTGCACATCCCTAAAATCACTTCAGATGATATCCTTGCAATTATTGCAAATGTAACTCATATTGAATCATTAATAGGGAAGCGAACTGCAACCA AATGTCAACTTTCAGGTAATGAACTAAAGGACAATAAGGATGCAAATCATTCCTTTACTGGTGAAATTTTGGACTATGTAAAGTAA